The sequence below is a genomic window from Bradyrhizobium septentrionale.
GAATCCGGTCCGAGGTCATCTCGGTATCCTCGGCATACATCGAAAGCACGCGCTCGAGATCGCGCGCGTTCCAGGCGGCGATCCAGGCGTGGCCGAGGGTTTTGAGGCGGGACGGCTCATGGAAATCTGGCATGGGTTTCCTCCAACATTCGTTCTGGCTAAATTAGGTCAATAATACTGACCTATATGTATCGTGTCCATGCCCAAAGAAGAATGTGGGCGCCCCTCGCAGCGCGGTTGCGGGGGCGGGCGGTGTCGCGTATCTGCTTGCCATGACAGCCGCACCGAAAACTCAGCAATCGTCGACGCCGTCAGTGGCCTCGGCGCATGACAAGATTCTGATTGTCGATTTCGGCAGTCAGGTGACGCAACTGATCGCCCGCCGCGTCCGCGAGATGGGGGTCTATTCCGAGATCGTGCCGTTCCAGAAGGCGGAGGCCGCCTTCAAGGAGATGAAGCCGAAGGCGGTGATCCTCTCCGGCGGCCCTGAGTCCGTGCACGAGACCGGCTCGCCGCGCGCCCCGCAGCTGATCTTCGAATCAGGCGTTCCCGTGCTCGGCATCTGCTACGGCCAGATGACCCTGGCCGCCCAGCTCGGCGGCGAGGTCGAGGGCGGGCACCACCGCGAGTTCGGCCGCGCCGATGTCGAGGTCAAGACCGACAGCTGCCTGTTCGACGGCGTCTGGGCCCACGGTGAAAAGCATCAGGTGTGGATGAGCCATGGCGATCGCATCACCAAGATGCCGCCGGGCTTCTCCGTGGCCGGCGTCTCGCCGAACGCGCCGTTCGCGATCATCCAGGACGAGAAGCGGAAATATTATGGGCTGATGTTCCATCCCGAGGTGGTGCACACGCCCGATGGCGCAAAGCTGTTGCGCAACTTCGTCCGCAAGGTCGCCGGCCTCACCGGCGACTGGACCATGCGCGCGTTCCGCGAGGAGGCGATCGAGAAGATCCGCGCCCAGGTCGGCCAAGGCAAGGTGATCTGCGGCCTGTCCGGCGGCGTGGATTCCGCCGTCGCCGCGGTGCTGATCCACGAGGCGATCGGCGACCAGCTGACCTGCGTGTTCGTCGATCACGGCCTGCTGCGGCTCGACGAGGCGAAGACGGTCGTCGACCTGTTCCGCAACCACTACAACATCCCGCTGGTCCATGTGGACGCGTCGAAAGAGTTCTTGGGCGAGCTCGTTGGCGTCACCGATCCGGAAGTGAAGCGCAAGACCATCGGTCGGCTGTTCATCGACGTCTTCGAGGCGGAAGCCAAGAAAATCGGCGGCGCCGCATTCCTGGCGCAGGGCACGCTTTACCCCGACGTGATCGAGAGCGTCTCCTTCACCGGCGGGCCGTCCGTCACCATCAAGTCGCACCACAATGTCGGCGGCCTGCCTGATCGCATGAACATGAAGCTGGTCGAACCCTTGCGCGAGCTGTTCAAGGACGAGGTGCGCGTGCTCGGCCGCGAGCTCGGCCTGCCCGAAGTGTTCGTCGGCCGCCACCCGTTCCCGGGCCCGGGCCTCGCCATCCGCTGCCCCGGCGACATCACCAGGGAGAAGCTCGACATCCTGCGCAACGCAGATGCTGTTTACATCGACCAGATCCGCAAGCACGGCCTCTACGACGCGATCTGGCAGGCCTTCGCGGTGCTGTTGCCGGTCAAGACCGTCGGCGTGATGGGCGACGGCAGAACTTACGAATACGTCGTCGGCCTGCGCGCCGTCACCTCGACCGACGGCATGACCGCGGACTTCTACCAGTTCGACATGAAGTTCTTGGCCGAGACCGCGACCCGCATCATCAACGAGGTGAAGGGCGTCAACCGGGTGGTGTACGACGTGACGTCAAAGCCGCCGGGGACGATTGAGTGGGAGTGAGGCGCGTCGGCGGTTGAACAACGGCCGTGCCGCTTCCTCTGCTGCTGCTGCCTTCTCCCGAGACAATCGAGCTGTGGCAGTGCCATCAGCCCGGCTGTCTTGGCATTTCGTTACACGTCGCGGTGGCGCATCGCGCCGGTTGAACAGCTGAGGCCAGCTCGACCGATCGATGCGCGTGGCGCGATCAATACGGACCCGGCTCGCAGGGGACGTTGTCGCCGGTCCAGGGCGCAGTGGCGAATGCACCGACGCGCGGCGCCGGAATGCAGGCGCGACCCTCAACATAGACCGGCTCGTTGGGCGCGGCGACACCGGCCTCCGCGATGTGCCGGGAAGCGGCGTGGGTCTCACGCGCCATCGCCGGTGACGCGACCATGGCAACCGCGATGAAAGCAGCCGACAACAGTTTGACGTTGGTCATTGAGTTTCTCCGTTTTGGTTTATTGGGCCAAGGAGTCTGGCCTCGTCAGATAGATGTGCACGGAGAGGGCGCGTTTGAACGCAATCCTTGCTCACGCCGGCTCAACGCTGCGTGAGTAACGCGATGGGTCGCCGCTGCATTTGAGAGATGGAGTTCCGTGCGCGGCTCAAGCGACAGCCATCATTCGTTTGCCGGCCATCGTCCACATCTTGGATGAACGTAA
It includes:
- the guaA gene encoding glutamine-hydrolyzing GMP synthase, giving the protein MTAAPKTQQSSTPSVASAHDKILIVDFGSQVTQLIARRVREMGVYSEIVPFQKAEAAFKEMKPKAVILSGGPESVHETGSPRAPQLIFESGVPVLGICYGQMTLAAQLGGEVEGGHHREFGRADVEVKTDSCLFDGVWAHGEKHQVWMSHGDRITKMPPGFSVAGVSPNAPFAIIQDEKRKYYGLMFHPEVVHTPDGAKLLRNFVRKVAGLTGDWTMRAFREEAIEKIRAQVGQGKVICGLSGGVDSAVAAVLIHEAIGDQLTCVFVDHGLLRLDEAKTVVDLFRNHYNIPLVHVDASKEFLGELVGVTDPEVKRKTIGRLFIDVFEAEAKKIGGAAFLAQGTLYPDVIESVSFTGGPSVTIKSHHNVGGLPDRMNMKLVEPLRELFKDEVRVLGRELGLPEVFVGRHPFPGPGLAIRCPGDITREKLDILRNADAVYIDQIRKHGLYDAIWQAFAVLLPVKTVGVMGDGRTYEYVVGLRAVTSTDGMTADFYQFDMKFLAETATRIINEVKGVNRVVYDVTSKPPGTIEWE